From a single Candidatus Poribacteria bacterium genomic region:
- a CDS encoding T9SS type A sorting domain-containing protein — protein MQIRSIALLFIALFLCLNPSPLRPPHSEPYILGSAAAAPISLRNQSPRASTRNSAKTRREIELVSSTAQSVTVQLIVPKSDFLFENNGVGAESIDQLGSTLQSADVAGSTLSFPGCNFTTEFGTLRLPMQSTLMSVPPDVDFQLRVIDKDFSTRPIEAIAPAPSEQKDSFFPARLAEIREAGWIRENRVLPIQLNPVQYNPIRREVRLYHRLVVEVRFVESGLPNPYGTSTQSSVLSPTPIGLHTESAAYDAFFADMLVNPQSAMKWRSPRMSSAKRAPAAPSVPFTGPRYRISVTDSGMYSITARDLAAAGASLETIVPRTLTLTNKGKQIPIFVRGEDDRRFDPTDEIIFYGERQHGEKSYIDPYSDENIYWLSWGAGPGLRMATKTSLPKSNNAQTYRWFLTRAHIEKDLQFRRFRNVNLAANQTYTEFSQGLLQRQFTLTELPPLPDDSWFWSQLAAPALKTFNFQLPGVSETALPTTVRISLHGRSNTPHLCTVWLNDKFEFGDARWDGETEYQIQNQNIPQSFLNDGRNAIRITNPGTPEAPIDIILLNWLQIDYWRDFKAKADVLPFAITPFRDETGAVNSGFEVELMNFSTPDIEIYGIDGTRYIGVSAFVDEDIPGTYRVFFRSTQIRPKDANDPTIQYIALTPNQFQKPKISVDIASDLRSTHNAADYIIITHNHFIQDVQPLADYRAQQGLRTKVVDVQDIYDEFNHGILNPNAIREFLDYAYHNWQPPAPTYVFLIGDTNIDIKNKPNFLPTMQVQIPGYGSSGSDHQFVTFRGEDSFPDMLIGRMPANNRVDLRIFIERTINYETSFSVGSWHKRLLMLAGSDSRFHWQTDQLITHNQLSSRYETQRIYAPHTGETTLTDDVALTPIGRRVIDGFNDGASIVNYIGHGGGGRWASSRMLDFADPEQNLTNISQLPFVISMTCYTGAFEGNKNSLAEELLRSENGGAVAVIAATSIGLLDGDFILNAEIFDVIFNKQIHSFGAILGHAKTQFLINAPRFLDLAEVFTLFGDPAAHLKIPSNRIQVTADMRPQHGQNASQGDTFLSVSGTLSDRTFNGDAEIIVVPTTETALSKDIKLKPEIVSVTNGQVSTEIRVPADPDFDEGAVQIYAWSTDEEALGYATYRVLDRYVKNVRLTPFPVDLNQPTHLYVEVVDENAIDQMTLYWSLDGHEFFTIPVVPHKGATYRSQQPIPGYSTQEIIDYYAEIKVKSGRTFQTELITYDVGYEEIDIDLLLLDQTLTWDTTPPFTLSVQIRNIEGQTVQNVPVQFFVQALNDNTDIPNTNVGVASILTTLQDATPIGDLQILPEVLPGSQVVVSVPWQPPPGEYLVTVYVDPPSAELPKGSIIEKRERNNWASKRFSGNRIILTPEVLDQPIQSPDGIFRITVPSGSVKTGTVLTYSEEALTITNQPDITAETLSTSARAYQFDVEASRSETDADLTVTATFEKEDFPTNGGDAHIYQRDVDNGNWIRVGEETTSEDTISAAVKLPGTFALLSHNDARPPALELTFDHQGFVDGDYISDTPTISARIEDANGIDSRPENILFTKNGENVPQDEYVIAASPTNNNLLLITYTPVLEPGEYRIRLQAQDANGNISNTERTATVAGEFEIKNIANFPNPFVPGSGTHFAYYLTESADEVSLKIYTITGRRIIAIDTLDASVSFNEYHYDGYDDDGAPLANGVYLYKFTARKGDVRKQKVGKIAIRK, from the coding sequence ATGCAAATTCGTTCCATAGCACTCCTATTCATAGCACTCTTCCTTTGTTTGAATCCCTCTCCCCTGCGCCCCCCGCACTCAGAACCGTATATTTTGGGGAGTGCAGCTGCAGCACCCATTTCCTTAAGAAACCAAAGTCCCCGTGCTTCAACACGTAACAGTGCCAAAACCCGAAGAGAGATTGAATTGGTCAGCAGTACCGCGCAAAGTGTAACCGTCCAACTCATCGTCCCCAAATCCGATTTTCTTTTCGAGAATAACGGTGTTGGAGCGGAATCGATTGATCAATTAGGTAGCACTTTACAGAGTGCTGATGTTGCAGGCTCAACCCTGTCTTTTCCGGGATGTAACTTCACTACCGAATTCGGGACGCTGCGCCTCCCCATGCAATCTACGCTGATGAGCGTCCCACCTGATGTCGATTTCCAATTGCGGGTGATTGATAAGGATTTTAGCACACGTCCGATAGAAGCAATCGCGCCTGCGCCAAGCGAACAAAAGGATAGTTTCTTCCCGGCGCGTCTCGCAGAAATTAGAGAAGCCGGGTGGATCCGAGAGAACCGCGTCCTCCCGATCCAACTGAATCCTGTTCAGTACAATCCTATCCGTCGTGAAGTCAGGCTCTATCACCGACTCGTGGTAGAAGTGCGATTCGTAGAGAGTGGGTTACCCAACCCCTACGGCACGTCCACACAATCCAGTGTGTTATCGCCTACACCCATCGGTTTACATACCGAATCCGCAGCTTATGACGCATTTTTCGCTGATATGCTTGTTAACCCACAGAGTGCCATGAAATGGCGTTCTCCCCGCATGTCGTCTGCTAAGCGAGCACCTGCGGCACCGAGCGTTCCATTCACAGGACCTCGTTATAGAATCAGTGTTACCGACTCTGGCATGTACAGCATTACGGCACGGGATCTCGCAGCTGCGGGTGCGAGTTTAGAGACCATAGTTCCCAGGACATTGACGCTAACAAATAAAGGAAAACAGATACCGATTTTCGTCCGTGGCGAAGACGACAGAAGGTTCGACCCAACAGACGAAATCATCTTCTATGGGGAACGCCAACACGGAGAAAAGAGTTATATCGATCCCTATTCCGACGAGAATATCTATTGGCTTTCCTGGGGCGCGGGACCAGGGCTCCGAATGGCAACGAAGACTTCGCTCCCAAAATCAAATAACGCGCAAACTTACCGGTGGTTTCTCACACGCGCCCATATCGAGAAGGACCTACAGTTCAGGCGTTTCCGTAATGTAAACCTCGCAGCAAACCAAACATATACGGAATTTAGTCAAGGGTTATTACAACGTCAGTTTACCCTGACAGAACTGCCACCGCTTCCAGATGATAGTTGGTTCTGGTCTCAACTCGCCGCGCCTGCCTTAAAAACATTCAACTTCCAGCTGCCGGGTGTCTCTGAGACGGCGCTTCCGACAACCGTCCGAATCAGCCTCCATGGGAGATCCAACACCCCACACCTCTGCACGGTTTGGCTAAACGATAAATTTGAATTTGGGGACGCCCGCTGGGATGGCGAAACCGAATACCAAATTCAGAATCAGAATATCCCGCAGTCGTTTCTGAATGACGGACGGAACGCGATTCGAATTACAAACCCCGGGACCCCTGAAGCCCCAATAGATATTATCCTGCTCAATTGGCTTCAAATCGACTACTGGCGAGATTTTAAAGCCAAAGCGGATGTGCTACCCTTTGCGATTACCCCATTCCGTGACGAAACGGGTGCTGTAAATTCAGGGTTCGAGGTCGAATTAATGAACTTTTCCACACCAGACATCGAAATTTACGGCATCGACGGCACGCGTTACATAGGTGTGTCCGCGTTTGTCGACGAGGATATCCCTGGAACTTACAGGGTCTTTTTCCGATCGACCCAAATTCGTCCGAAGGACGCCAACGATCCTACGATCCAATACATCGCACTGACCCCGAACCAGTTCCAAAAACCGAAAATCTCGGTGGATATCGCATCCGATCTGCGGAGCACGCACAACGCCGCAGACTACATTATCATTACACATAACCACTTTATTCAGGACGTTCAGCCACTGGCTGACTATCGTGCCCAACAGGGGCTCCGCACTAAAGTTGTTGATGTCCAAGACATCTACGATGAATTTAACCACGGCATTCTCAATCCTAACGCTATCCGTGAATTCCTTGATTACGCCTATCACAATTGGCAGCCCCCTGCCCCGACGTATGTCTTTCTCATAGGCGATACAAATATCGACATCAAAAATAAACCGAATTTCCTACCGACGATGCAGGTGCAAATCCCAGGCTATGGCTCCAGTGGGTCCGACCATCAATTCGTTACATTTCGAGGGGAAGATAGTTTTCCAGACATGCTCATCGGTAGAATGCCCGCGAATAACCGCGTCGATCTCCGCATATTCATCGAACGCACCATCAACTATGAAACTTCCTTTTCCGTCGGTTCTTGGCACAAACGGCTCCTTATGCTCGCAGGTTCAGATTCCAGATTCCACTGGCAAACCGATCAACTCATCACCCACAATCAACTGAGTAGCAGATATGAAACCCAACGTATCTATGCCCCGCATACAGGGGAAACGACTTTAACGGACGACGTTGCCCTGACCCCTATCGGTAGACGGGTTATCGACGGCTTTAATGATGGTGCCAGTATAGTGAACTATATTGGTCACGGTGGCGGGGGTAGATGGGCATCGAGTCGGATGCTCGACTTTGCCGATCCCGAACAGAACTTAACCAATATCTCACAACTCCCGTTTGTTATCAGTATGACCTGCTATACAGGGGCGTTTGAGGGGAATAAAAACAGTCTGGCTGAAGAACTCCTGCGCTCGGAAAACGGGGGTGCCGTTGCCGTCATTGCCGCAACCAGCATCGGATTGTTAGATGGCGACTTTATACTGAACGCCGAAATATTTGACGTTATCTTCAACAAGCAGATACACAGTTTCGGTGCCATCCTCGGACACGCAAAAACCCAGTTCCTCATCAATGCCCCCAGATTCCTTGATCTCGCCGAAGTCTTCACGCTTTTCGGGGATCCAGCGGCACACTTGAAAATACCGAGCAATCGGATACAGGTCACCGCAGATATGCGTCCACAGCACGGACAAAACGCCTCCCAAGGCGATACTTTTCTCTCCGTTTCCGGCACGCTATCGGATAGGACCTTTAATGGGGATGCCGAAATTATTGTTGTTCCGACAACGGAAACCGCCCTTTCAAAAGATATAAAACTGAAACCCGAAATCGTTTCTGTCACCAATGGACAGGTCAGCACAGAAATACGAGTCCCCGCTGACCCCGATTTTGATGAAGGGGCTGTCCAGATTTACGCATGGAGCACGGATGAAGAGGCTTTGGGGTATGCAACCTACAGGGTCTTAGATCGGTATGTCAAGAACGTCCGCCTCACACCTTTTCCGGTTGACTTAAATCAACCCACGCACCTTTACGTAGAAGTCGTCGACGAAAATGCTATTGATCAAATGACGCTCTATTGGAGTTTGGACGGTCACGAATTCTTTACAATCCCCGTTGTGCCACATAAGGGCGCAACCTATAGGAGTCAGCAACCTATCCCTGGCTATTCTACCCAGGAAATTATCGATTATTACGCCGAGATCAAAGTTAAAAGTGGACGCACATTTCAAACCGAGCTTATCACTTACGATGTAGGATATGAGGAAATAGACATTGACCTCCTCCTGTTGGATCAAACCCTTACATGGGATACAACACCTCCCTTTACGCTCTCAGTCCAAATCCGAAACATAGAGGGGCAAACCGTTCAAAACGTCCCCGTCCAGTTCTTTGTCCAAGCGTTGAACGATAACACCGATATTCCCAATACAAACGTCGGCGTTGCCTCGATACTCACCACGCTCCAAGACGCTACGCCGATCGGGGATCTCCAAATACTTCCCGAAGTTCTACCGGGGAGTCAAGTGGTCGTCAGCGTTCCGTGGCAACCGCCCCCCGGTGAATATCTCGTCACGGTCTACGTGGATCCGCCATCTGCTGAACTCCCGAAAGGGAGTATCATTGAAAAACGGGAGAGGAATAACTGGGCATCGAAACGGTTCTCGGGCAATCGTATCATTCTGACACCCGAAGTGCTCGATCAACCCATCCAGAGTCCAGATGGTATCTTTCGTATCACTGTTCCGTCCGGCAGTGTGAAAACAGGTACCGTTCTGACGTATAGCGAAGAAGCACTGACCATTACCAACCAACCCGATATCACAGCGGAAACCCTCTCAACATCCGCACGCGCCTATCAATTTGATGTGGAGGCATCGAGGTCGGAAACCGATGCTGACCTGACAGTAACCGCCACTTTCGAAAAAGAAGACTTTCCGACAAATGGGGGCGATGCCCATATCTATCAACGCGACGTTGACAACGGAAATTGGATTCGTGTCGGCGAGGAAACCACGAGTGAAGACACTATCTCTGCGGCGGTTAAACTGCCGGGGACGTTTGCGTTGCTCTCCCACAATGACGCACGTCCACCCGCACTTGAGTTGACCTTCGACCACCAAGGTTTCGTCGATGGCGACTATATCTCCGATACACCAACCATCTCAGCACGGATTGAGGACGCAAACGGGATCGATTCACGTCCGGAGAATATCCTTTTCACCAAAAACGGTGAAAACGTGCCACAAGATGAATATGTGATTGCGGCATCACCTACGAACAACAATCTACTCCTGATTACCTACACCCCTGTCTTGGAGCCGGGCGAATACCGCATCCGGTTGCAGGCACAGGACGCAAACGGCAATATCTCAAACACGGAGCGCACTGCGACTGTCGCCGGGGAATTTGAAATCAAAAATATCGCCAACTTCCCGAATCCATTTGTGCCGGGAAGCGGCACCCACTTCGCTTACTACCTCACCGAAAGCGCGGACGAGGTCAGCCTGAAAATCTACACGATTACGGGTCGCCGTATCATCGCTATCGACACACTGGATGCGTCTGTCTCTTTCAATGAATACCATTATGACGGCTACGACGATGATGGCGCACCGCTTGCGAATGGGGTCTATCTCTACAAATTTACCGCTCGCAAAGGGGATGTCCGGAAACAAAAGGTCGGAAAAATCGCCATACGAAAATAA
- a CDS encoding PD-(D/E)XK nuclease family protein translates to MQLRSLPKLRSITKLSPTLFATLKQCPLRVGLRQAKAQQTTRSSKAALLGTIAHRVLEKASTMHRNSDNLQTQAKATWDKTVDEVKKELQASPFDRCLLPITRWKKYYLLRARTIRRCEEIALNHGISETQVIASERKFESVRYGFTGKPDLILRRANGLVIIDYKSGELPNDPENREEKIELWQQQILFSAAIIKETSGELPVKGEIRLLNNEVIHIPINLQKVKTLSEEAQALKENYNTKVEMGVAYSELAQYSVDGCAFCEFKGACNTFWKENPQPIPGTDEYGCLSGRVLKVTTGKSKNRSIVIRYRKLDGSSQEWQILNLSAEQFGDLEELKQGTLVRLLNFKIESDKSYRAKPTQNSVIWEVPESFL, encoded by the coding sequence ATGCAACTTCGATCCCTTCCAAAACTCCGATCAATCACCAAACTCTCCCCTACACTGTTTGCAACTTTAAAACAGTGTCCATTACGCGTAGGACTCCGACAAGCAAAAGCACAGCAAACGACCAGAAGTTCAAAGGCAGCATTGTTAGGCACAATCGCTCACCGAGTTTTAGAAAAAGCGAGTACGATGCATAGGAATAGTGATAATCTACAAACGCAAGCAAAAGCAACGTGGGATAAGACTGTGGATGAAGTGAAGAAAGAATTGCAGGCTTCACCTTTTGATAGGTGTTTGTTGCCAATCACAAGGTGGAAAAAATACTATTTGCTGCGAGCACGCACTATTCGCCGATGTGAGGAAATTGCATTAAATCATGGCATATCTGAAACACAGGTTATCGCAAGTGAACGTAAATTTGAAAGTGTTAGGTATGGATTCACTGGTAAACCTGATCTTATCCTCCGGCGAGCAAATGGTCTTGTGATTATTGACTACAAAAGTGGCGAGCTACCTAATGATCCGGAAAACAGGGAAGAGAAGATTGAATTATGGCAACAACAGATTTTATTTTCTGCAGCGATAATCAAGGAGACATCTGGAGAATTGCCGGTAAAAGGAGAAATCAGGCTGTTAAATAATGAGGTAATCCATATCCCAATTAATCTTCAAAAAGTGAAAACCCTTTCGGAAGAGGCTCAGGCGTTAAAGGAAAATTACAACACGAAAGTTGAGATGGGAGTGGCATATTCAGAATTGGCACAGTATTCTGTGGATGGTTGTGCCTTCTGTGAATTTAAAGGGGCTTGCAACACATTCTGGAAAGAGAATCCACAACCAATTCCTGGAACTGACGAATACGGATGTTTGAGTGGTCGAGTTTTAAAGGTTACAACTGGTAAAAGCAAAAACCGTTCCATAGTGATCAGATATCGGAAACTGGATGGAAGTTCACAGGAATGGCAGATTTTAAATCTATCAGCCGAGCAATTTGGAGATTTAGAAGAATTGAAACAAGGAACCCTTGTTCGATTGCTCAATTTTAAAATAGAATCTGATAAGTCCTACCGAGCAAAGCCAACTCAAAATTCCGTAATTTGGGAAGTTCCAGAGAGTTTTCTATAG